A single genomic interval of Porphyromonas sp. oral taxon 275 harbors:
- a CDS encoding PepSY domain-containing protein, producing MRRPNARQLHKWLGLPLCVLLFLAALSGILLNHRELLRSVDVPRALLPSEYSYTNWSGGAVRSALRTATDSYLYGSAGVWRSDSAMQAPAVALNDGLAPGGDERKVMSMAQLRSGDIWLASQFRIYRLDQQRRRWQEQPLPEGVHGRLADLVAHGDSLLLLSRSRLYLRAPGQSQWQPISWEAHDTYTGEITLFRIVWALHSGEYFGLVGRLVVDLIGVVIMLLCLTGIFYTLYKERLKRWKSRKHSPEGVQRKQGLMRRLGWHFRWHKFLGKRLIWLTTFVVVTGWVLRPPLMLPLIFNEMRPAGWSELGSDNPWFERLRALRYNKVEDNWLLSTSEGFFMLPASLQGQPEYWWGQPQVSPMGVNVLEQRADSSWVIGSFSGMSCFTPKQDDAPRDYFSGETVLADPYSRPIGGHLIAGAILGATPAEDRVFLYDQGLLRGGDFSAATSFVAQPKELNETPYSLWQAALELHAGRLYKPFLGQWGTDLFIFFFGLVSVIVLMTGLKRLKTRKPRPQQDSDN from the coding sequence ATGAGGCGGCCAAATGCTCGCCAGCTGCACAAGTGGCTTGGGCTACCACTCTGCGTCCTGCTCTTCCTGGCTGCCCTGTCGGGGATCCTCCTGAACCATCGTGAGCTCCTGCGCTCGGTCGATGTCCCGCGTGCTCTCCTGCCCAGCGAGTACAGCTATACCAACTGGAGTGGCGGAGCAGTACGCTCGGCCCTGCGCACAGCTACGGACAGCTACCTCTATGGGTCGGCGGGCGTGTGGCGGAGCGATAGCGCGATGCAGGCTCCCGCCGTAGCGCTCAATGATGGCCTCGCTCCTGGGGGTGACGAGCGCAAGGTGATGAGCATGGCTCAGTTGCGCTCGGGTGATATCTGGCTGGCCTCACAGTTCCGCATCTACCGCCTCGACCAGCAGCGTCGGCGCTGGCAGGAGCAGCCCTTACCCGAGGGTGTGCATGGCCGCCTTGCCGACCTCGTAGCGCATGGTGATAGCCTACTGCTGCTCTCGCGCTCACGGCTTTACCTCCGTGCGCCAGGGCAGAGCCAGTGGCAGCCCATCTCCTGGGAGGCGCATGATACCTATACGGGGGAGATCACGCTCTTCCGTATCGTCTGGGCGCTGCATAGTGGAGAGTACTTCGGCCTCGTGGGGCGACTCGTTGTCGACCTCATAGGGGTCGTCATCATGCTCCTATGCCTGACAGGGATCTTCTATACCTTATATAAGGAGCGGCTCAAGCGCTGGAAGTCCCGCAAGCATAGCCCCGAGGGCGTGCAGCGCAAGCAAGGGCTGATGCGCCGACTGGGCTGGCACTTCCGCTGGCACAAGTTCCTCGGGAAGCGCCTCATCTGGCTGACGACCTTCGTCGTCGTCACGGGCTGGGTGCTTCGTCCGCCCCTGATGCTGCCGCTGATCTTCAATGAGATGCGCCCTGCTGGGTGGAGCGAGCTGGGGAGTGACAACCCATGGTTCGAGCGCCTGCGTGCCCTGCGCTACAATAAGGTCGAGGATAACTGGCTGCTCTCCACGAGTGAGGGCTTCTTCATGCTCCCTGCCTCGCTGCAGGGACAGCCCGAGTACTGGTGGGGGCAGCCTCAGGTCAGCCCTATGGGGGTCAACGTGCTCGAGCAGCGTGCGGATAGCAGCTGGGTGATCGGCTCTTTCAGCGGGATGAGCTGCTTCACCCCCAAGCAAGATGACGCCCCCCGAGACTACTTCAGTGGGGAGACCGTCCTTGCCGATCCTTATTCACGTCCTATAGGCGGGCACCTCATCGCTGGGGCTATCCTGGGGGCGACGCCTGCCGAGGATCGCGTCTTCCTCTACGATCAGGGGCTCCTCCGAGGGGGAGATTTCAGCGCTGCGACCTCCTTTGTCGCCCAACCTAAGGAGCTGAACGAAACACCTTACTCCCTGTGGCAGGCCGCACTGGAGCTGCACGCAGGCCGCCTCTACAAGCCCTTCCTCGGGCAGTGGGGGACGGATCTCTTCATCTTCTTCTTTGGTCTGGTCTCGGTGATCGTCCTCATGACGGGCCTCAAGCGCCTCAAGACAAGGAAGCCTCGTCCCCAACAAGACTCGGATAACTAG
- a CDS encoding 1-acyl-sn-glycerol-3-phosphate acyltransferase: MDYAKYDDIRPLLPEEVPGAIEGLIALPELRAIYERLGLSWSWEELSALLRSCRSVEDFKQRVSYHWVKQVMRGCCTSVELTGTEQLRPGSAYTYVSNHRDIVLDSAFLNVLLADVGAKYPQIAIGDNLMIYPWVETLVKLNGSFLVRRGLQGRQVLLAAKLLSEYMHEAVAEGQSIWIAQREGRAKDSSDHTQPALLKMLAMGSPERQPAAALASLNIVPVTCSYEYDPCDYLKAQEMQLKRDVAGYKKSPADDGINMRTGIQGWKGRVIFHIGRPLNQLLPADASELSVEELASLMDAEIHRYYVLYPLNYVAYDELEGTDSSEHYTAEERAEALRYIEARLQLVQLPEGLEPDKAFLRHCILTMYANPLRNQRKALAATAL; the protein is encoded by the coding sequence ATGGACTACGCTAAGTACGACGATATACGCCCGCTGCTCCCCGAGGAGGTGCCGGGTGCCATCGAGGGCCTCATCGCGCTGCCCGAGCTGCGCGCGATCTACGAGCGCCTGGGCCTCAGCTGGAGCTGGGAGGAGCTCAGCGCGCTCCTGCGCAGCTGCCGCAGCGTGGAGGACTTCAAGCAGCGGGTCAGCTACCACTGGGTCAAGCAGGTGATGCGTGGCTGCTGCACCAGCGTCGAGCTCACAGGAACCGAGCAGCTGCGCCCAGGCAGCGCCTATACCTACGTCTCCAATCACCGAGACATCGTGCTGGACTCGGCCTTCCTCAACGTACTCCTGGCGGACGTAGGGGCTAAGTATCCGCAGATCGCCATCGGGGACAACCTGATGATCTATCCTTGGGTGGAGACGCTGGTTAAGCTCAATGGGAGCTTCCTCGTGCGTCGTGGACTGCAGGGACGTCAGGTGCTGCTCGCGGCCAAGCTCCTCTCCGAGTACATGCACGAGGCGGTGGCCGAGGGACAGAGCATCTGGATCGCGCAGCGCGAGGGTAGGGCGAAGGACTCCTCGGATCATACGCAGCCAGCGCTCCTCAAGATGCTGGCGATGGGTAGTCCCGAGCGTCAGCCTGCCGCCGCCCTAGCTTCGCTCAACATCGTCCCCGTGACCTGCAGCTACGAGTACGACCCTTGTGACTACCTCAAGGCGCAGGAGATGCAGCTCAAGCGTGACGTCGCGGGCTACAAGAAGAGCCCTGCCGACGATGGCATCAATATGCGCACGGGGATCCAGGGCTGGAAGGGACGCGTGATCTTCCACATCGGCCGTCCCCTAAACCAGCTACTACCCGCCGACGCCTCGGAGCTGAGCGTAGAGGAGCTGGCGAGCCTCATGGATGCGGAGATCCATCGCTACTATGTCCTCTATCCGCTCAACTACGTCGCCTACGACGAGCTCGAGGGCACGGACAGCTCCGAGCACTACACGGCCGAGGAGCGAGCAGAGGCCCTGCGCTACATCGAGGCACGCCTCCAGCTGGTGCAGCTGCCCGAGGGGCTTGAGCCTGATAAGGCCTTCCTCAGACACTGCATCCTCACGATGTACGCCAATCCGCTGCGCAACCAGCGGAAGGCTCTAGCTGCTACTGCGCTATGA
- a CDS encoding D-alanine--D-alanine ligase gives MSPRTIAVVAGGFSGEQPVSLRSAAGILSWIDRERYTPYLVLIDRTGWWVELSSGERYPIDKNDFSCQLPEGRIRPEYAYITIHGTPGENGLLQGYLDLLGIPYNTGGVLTEALTFNKYYCNHFLSSFPQVRTANSLRLSKDLPRPSTADILDRLGLPLFAKPNAGGSSVATSRVNTIEQLESAINEAFTECEEVLLERFISGTEVTCGCYEAGGGLQVLPVTEVVPKNSFFDYDAKYNGAVEEITPARIRPEQTKLVQELTKQIYRYVDARGIIRVDFIIEADGYPTLLEVNTTPGMTPTSFIPQQVRAAGLEMSQVLTALIEEGLRPAQH, from the coding sequence ATGAGTCCACGTACTATCGCCGTCGTCGCAGGCGGCTTCTCGGGCGAGCAGCCCGTCTCCCTGCGCAGCGCTGCAGGTATCCTGTCCTGGATCGACCGAGAGCGCTACACGCCCTACCTCGTACTGATCGATCGCACGGGCTGGTGGGTAGAGCTCAGCTCGGGCGAGCGCTATCCTATAGATAAGAATGACTTCAGCTGCCAGCTTCCCGAAGGGCGCATCCGTCCTGAGTACGCCTATATCACGATCCACGGTACGCCTGGAGAGAATGGCCTGCTGCAGGGCTACCTAGACCTCCTCGGCATCCCCTACAATACGGGGGGGGTGCTGACGGAGGCGCTGACCTTCAATAAGTACTACTGCAATCACTTCCTCTCCTCCTTCCCTCAGGTGCGTACGGCCAATTCGCTGCGCCTCAGTAAGGATCTCCCGCGCCCCAGCACTGCCGATATCCTCGATAGGCTAGGGCTCCCCCTCTTCGCTAAGCCCAACGCGGGTGGCTCGAGCGTGGCTACCTCACGCGTCAACACCATCGAGCAACTCGAGTCTGCTATCAACGAGGCCTTCACCGAATGTGAGGAGGTGCTGCTCGAGCGCTTCATCTCGGGCACAGAGGTTACCTGTGGCTGCTATGAGGCTGGCGGAGGACTGCAGGTGCTGCCCGTGACCGAGGTCGTCCCGAAGAATAGCTTCTTCGACTACGACGCCAAGTACAATGGAGCAGTCGAGGAGATCACGCCCGCCCGCATCCGTCCCGAGCAGACCAAGCTGGTGCAGGAGCTGACCAAGCAGATCTATCGCTATGTCGATGCCCGTGGGATCATCCGCGTGGACTTCATCATCGAGGCCGACGGCTATCCCACGCTGCTCGAGGTCAATACCACCCCAGGGATGACCCCCACAAGCTTCATCCCCCAGCAGGTGCGCGCCGCAGGCCTCGAGATGTCCCAGGTGCTGACGGCGCTCATTGAGGAGGGCCTTCGTCCCGCCCAGCATTAA